The following is a genomic window from Bordetella sp. H567.
CCGGATTGATCTTCATCGTCAGCATGCGCGGTGCGAAGGCGGAGAGTTCGCCACGCGAGGTGCCCAGCGCTTCGCGCATCTTGTCCAGGATATGCAAGCGGCCTTCGCGGGCCTGGGCCAGCGCAACCTGCATGATTTCCTTGGTGATGCCCTGGATCTTGATGTCCATCTGCAGGGCCGTGACGCCCTGCTGGGTACCGGCCACCTTGAAATCCATGTCGCCCAGGTGATCCTCGTCGCCCAGGATGTCCGTCAGCACGGCGAACTTGCCGTTCTCCAGGATCAGCCCCATGGCCACGCCAGCGACGTGATCCTTGATCGGCACGCCGGCGTCCATCATGGCCAGCGAACCACCGCAGACCGACGCCATGGAGGACGAGCCATTGGACTCGGTAATCTCGGAGACCAGGCGGATCGTGTACTGGAAGTCTTCCGGCGCCGGCAGCATGGACCGCAGCGCGCGCTTGGCCAGGCGGCCATGGCCGATTTCGCGGCGCTTGGGCACGCCGATGCGGCCCGTTTCGCCGGTGGCGAAGGGCGGCATGTTGTAGTGCAGCATGAAGCGGTCGCGGTATTCGCCCATGAGCGCGTCGATGATCTGCTCGTCCTGCTTGGTGCCCAGCGTGGCCACGACCAGCGCCTGGGTTTCCCCGCGGGTGAACAGCGCGCTGCCGTGCGCGCGCGGCAGCACGCCCAGGCGAACGCTGATGGGACGCACGGTGCGGGTGTCGCGGCCGTCGATACGCGGTTCGCCGTTCAGGATTTGTCCGCGGACGATGCGCGCTTCCAGGTCGAACAGGATGTTGTCCACGGCCACCGAGTCCGGCATGCCTTCGCCGGTTTCAGCGGCACGGGCAGCCACCTTGGCCTGCACGTCCGCGTAGACTTCACGCAGCTTGGTCGTGCGCAGCTGCTTTTCGCGGATCTGGTAGGCGGCGCTCAGGCCATCCTGGGCAGCGGCGGTAACCGCGGCGAGCAGGCCTTCGTTCTTGGCTTCCGGCTTCCAGTCCCATTCCGGCTTGCCGGCATCGCGCACCAGTTCATGGATGGCGTTGATGACGGCCTGCATCTGTTCGTGGCCGAACACCACCGAACCCAGCATCACCTCTTCCGACAGCTGCTGCGCTTCGGATTCGACCATCAGCACCGCACGTTCGGTGCCTGCCACGACGAGGTCCAGCTTGGACTGCTTCAGTTGCGAAGCGGTGGGATTCAGCACGTACTGACCGTCGACATAGCCCACGCGGGCGGCGCCGATCGGGCCGTTGAAGGGAATGCCGGAAATCGCCAGCGCGGCCGACGCGCCGATCATGGCGGCGATATCGGGATCGATCTCGGGATTGACGGACAGCGTGTGCAGGACGACCTGCACTTCGTTGTAGAAGCCTTCCGGGAACAGCGGACGCAGCGGACGGTCGATCAGGCGCGACGTCAGCGTTTCCTTTTCGGAAGGCTTGCCTTCGCGCTTGAAGAAGCCGCCCGGGATACGGCCGGCAGCGTAGGTCTTTTCGATGTAGTCGACGGTCAGCGGGAAGAAATCCTGACCCGGCTTGGCCTTCTTGGCGGCCACGACGGTGGCCAGCACGACCGTGTCCTCGATGGACACCACAACGGCGCCGGATGCCTGGCGGGCAATCTCTCCGGTCTCCAGCACGACCTTATGCTGGCCGTACTGGAAGGTTTTTGTCACTTTATTGAACATGACGATTATTCCTTACAAATGAAAAACCGTGGCCGTTGCGACAAGGTCGCACCGGCCACGGTTGCGTCATGGGGAACCGACCCCGTCGATCACTTGCGCAGACCGAGTTTTTCGATCAGAGCGCGATAAGCATCGGGGTTGCGACCCTTGAGGTAGTCGAGCAGTTTGCGGCGGCGGCTGACCATGCGCAGCAGACCGCGGCGCGAATGGTGGTCCTTGATGTGTTCCTTGAAGTGACCAGTAAGCTCGTTGATGCGAGCGGTAAGCAGCGCCACTTGGACTTCGGGGGAGCCGGTATCGCCTTGAGCGCGCTGGAATTGCGCGACGATATCGGACTTTTTGATGTCAGCTACGGACATTTATTGACCTCTTCGGACATGCGCCAGGGCCGAGGTGCCTTGGCGTGGGTTGGAAAAACAGGTTGAAAAACGGTCAGGATGGACAGTTATTCCACAGCAAAAACCGAAGGATTATAACTTATTGGCGAGGATTGTCAGGACAAGCCAGCCGGCGGGGCCCCACACGGGCCCTGGGCCCCGGCCCGGGCGCGCCGCATGCGCCGCGTCCCGCCGGACCTTGGGCCCGCCCCCTCCAGGAGGAATCATGGCTGAGCAGACTTCTTCCCGCGCCCGCCGCCGTTGCGCGGCGCTGCTGGTCCCCCTGGCCCTGCTGGCCGGCTGCGCCGACATGGCGGCACGCACGCCGCCCGACAGCCCGCTCAGCCAAGTGGTCGCGGAGTACGGGCAACCCAATTTCAGTTGCCCGCTGGCCAACGGAGGCCGGCGCGTCATCTGGACCCAACAGCCGCTGGGGCAGTTCGCCTGGGGCGGCAACGTGGGGCCGGACGGACGGATAGACCGGGTGGAGCGCATCCTGACGGACCAGCATTTTTCCCTGCTGTCCGAGGGCGACTGGCCCGCCAATCGGGTGCTGTGCGAATTCGGCCCGCCGGCGATCGTCGACGAAGTCGGCCTGCCGAGCGTCCGCCAAGTGGTGTGGTCGTACCGCTACCGCGAAAACGACTCCTGGAATTCACTGATGTACGTGTACATGGGACGCAAGGGCGACCGGGTGACCCGGCATCACCCGGGACCGGATCCCATGTACGAACAGCCATTGGACTTCTCGCG
Proteins encoded in this region:
- the rpsO gene encoding 30S ribosomal protein S15, which translates into the protein MSVADIKKSDIVAQFQRAQGDTGSPEVQVALLTARINELTGHFKEHIKDHHSRRGLLRMVSRRRKLLDYLKGRNPDAYRALIEKLGLRK
- the pnp gene encoding polyribonucleotide nucleotidyltransferase; its protein translation is MFNKVTKTFQYGQHKVVLETGEIARQASGAVVVSIEDTVVLATVVAAKKAKPGQDFFPLTVDYIEKTYAAGRIPGGFFKREGKPSEKETLTSRLIDRPLRPLFPEGFYNEVQVVLHTLSVNPEIDPDIAAMIGASAALAISGIPFNGPIGAARVGYVDGQYVLNPTASQLKQSKLDLVVAGTERAVLMVESEAQQLSEEVMLGSVVFGHEQMQAVINAIHELVRDAGKPEWDWKPEAKNEGLLAAVTAAAQDGLSAAYQIREKQLRTTKLREVYADVQAKVAARAAETGEGMPDSVAVDNILFDLEARIVRGQILNGEPRIDGRDTRTVRPISVRLGVLPRAHGSALFTRGETQALVVATLGTKQDEQIIDALMGEYRDRFMLHYNMPPFATGETGRIGVPKRREIGHGRLAKRALRSMLPAPEDFQYTIRLVSEITESNGSSSMASVCGGSLAMMDAGVPIKDHVAGVAMGLILENGKFAVLTDILGDEDHLGDMDFKVAGTQQGVTALQMDIKIQGITKEIMQVALAQAREGRLHILDKMREALGTSRGELSAFAPRMLTMKINPEKIRDVIGKGGATIRALTEETGTQIDISDDGTIVIASVDEGQAKEAQRRIVELTADVEVGQVYEGSVLRLLDFGAIVQVLPGRDGLLHISEIANYRIANINDVLKVGQNVRVKVIEADDKGRLRLSIKAIGGIELQQPQQGEAAAAAAPQSEPQQ